The DNA window AGCATCCTGGACACGGCGCTGCGCCAGGCTGGTGCCGCGTGAACATCGTGCAGCAACCCGCCGCAGCCACCACCGCGCAGTCCCGGGCGCCGGACTGGAATCGCATCCGCCTGGATTTCCCGCTGCTCACCCGCGCAGTCAACGACAAGCCACTGATCTACTTCGACAACGCGAACACCTCGCAGAAGCCGGTCGAGGTGATCGCGGCGGTCGATGGCTTCTACCGCCGCCAGAACGCCAATGTCAGCCGCGCCGTGCACGCACTGGGCACCGAGGCCACCGACGCCTACGAGGGCGCACGCAAGACGCTGGCGCGTTTCATGAGCGTGCGCGCCGACGAGCTGGTGCTGTGCAGCGGGACCACGTTCGCCATCAACCTGGTAGCCTATTCCTGGGCGCTGCCGAACCTGAAGGAAGGCGACGTCATCCTGGTCTCGCGCATGGAGCACCATGCCAACATCGTGCCGTGGCAGCTCATCGCCCAGCGTACGGGCGCCAGGCTGGAGGTGGCGGAGATCCTGCCCGATGGCAGCCTGGACCTGGACGCGCTGTACAAGGCCATGACCCCGCAAGTGAAGCTGCTGGCGGTGGCCCACGTCTCCAACGTCCTGGGCACAGTCAACCCGGTGCGCGAGATCTGCAGGGCCGCGCGCAAGGCCGGCATCGTCACCGTCGTCGACGGCTCGCAGGCCGCCCCGCACATGGCGCTGGACGTGGCCGCGATCGGCTGCGACTTCTATGCGATGACCGGGCACAAGGTCTGCGGCCCCACCGGCACCGGCGCGCTGTGGGCGCGGCGCGAGCTGCTCGATGCGATGCCGCCGTTCATCGGCGGCGGCGAGATGATCAAGGAGGTCAGCTTCGAGCGCACCACCTTCAACGAGGTGCCACACAAGTTCGAGGCCGGCACGCCCAACATCGCCGGCTTCGTCGGCCTGGGCGCGGCACTGGACTACCTGGGCGCCATCGGCATGGACGCGATCCGCGCGCGCGAGGCCGAGTTGCTCGCCCACCTCACCGAAGAACTGCAGCGCATCGACGGCCTGCGCATCTTCGGCACCGCGCCGGACAAGGCCGCGGTGGTGTCCTTCCTGATCGATGGCGCCCACGCGCACGACCTGGCCACCCTGCTCGACCTGGATGGCGTGGCCGTGCGCTCGGGCCAGCACTGCGCGCATCCGCTGCTGCAGTATTTCGGCGTAGCCGCCACGCTGCGCGCCTCGCTGGCCTTCTACAACACCCACGAGGAGATCGAGGGCTTCGTGGCCGCACTGAAGAAGGCACGCACGCTGCTGGGCTGAGCGCAGGCGCCGTTTGCGCCTGTCGAGGAAGGCTCTCGTAGAGCGGAGCTTGCTCCGCTGGAGCTTTCTTCCTGACTTGGTCGGTGAGAAGCGGAGCTAGCTCCGCTCTACAGGCTGGGGACTTTCCTGTGACCCGGTCGGAGAGCAGCGGAGCAAGCTCCGCTCTACGGATCCGCCTGGCCTCAGGGCGTCATCGATGCGGCTGTTCGCCAGCCGGCGTTTTACAATGCGCCCATGCACACCCTGACCTTCCGCGACGCCACCGTCGCCGATATCGACGCCATCACCGCGCTGGTGACCTCCGCCTATCGTGGCGAGGCGAGTCGCGTCGGCTGGACCACCGAGGCCGACCTGCTCGACGGCAACCGCATCGACCGCGAGGTGCTGGCCCACGACCTCACCCGCCCCGACAGCCGCGTGCTGCTCGCCCATCGCGACGGCGCGCTGGTCGCCTGCGTGCATGTCGCGCGCGAGGACGGGGCCGGCTATTTCGGCATGTTCTCGGTGCGACCGGAGCTGCAGGGCGCGGGCATCGGCAAGGACGTGATGATCGAGGCCGAGCGCGTGGCGCGCGAGGAGTTCGGCGTGGACCGCATGCGCATGACCGTGATCGACGTGCGCGAGAGCCTGATCGCCTTCTACGAGCGCCGAGGCTACGTGCGCACCGGCACCTTCAAGCCCTTTCCCTACGGCGATGCGCGCTTCGGCACGCCGCTGCGCGATGACTTGCGCTTCGAAGTCCTGGAAAAATCTCTTGCCTAGGAGCGGCCTGTGAGCGAGACCTGGACTTTCGTTTGTTCCACCGAAGAGCTGCTGCCCGGGGAGATGCGCAGCACCTTCGACGAGGTGACCGGCACGCCGATCGTGGTGTTCAACCTGGACGGTGACCTCTATGCGCTGGAGGACCGCTGCAGCCATGCCGAGTTCGAACTGAGCGCGGCGGGCACCTTCGATGCGGAGGCCGGCAGTGTGGAATGTGTGCTGCATGGCGCACGCTTCGACATCCGTGACGGCGCCCCGCTGTGCGCGCCGGCCTATGCGCCGGTGCCCAAGTTCCCGGTCAAGGTGGAACACGACGGCGTCTGGTCGCGCGACGACCGCGACTAAACCAGGCCCAACAAGACTGGATCCGCCAACGCCTCGGAAACGGTGTCTGGCGGCGCCGTCGGAGCGACGCATGCGCGCCTTCGACCGGGCGCCTGCCAAGGCAGGCCAGCGCGATGCGTGACATCTTGTTAACGCTAATCATTCTCATTACAATTCGATCCGGCAGCGGCGGCCACCTGCCTGCGCCCCGGTCCACGGGAGTCCGCAGGCCACGGCCCGCCCGCCACTCGTGCCATCACGCCACCGGGCAGTGCCCGGCTTGCGACGGCGCGCCGCACTCCCGTCAGCCATCGCCAATGGGGGAAATTCGATAGAGCCATTGGACGACCACCACCCATGTCGCAGATCCGTTCCCGCAAGCACGCGCCTGACGCGCGTCCGCTTGCCGCCGCTACCCTCTTCACCAGCCTGGCCTTGTGCCTGCCGGCCGCCGCCGCCGAAGCCCCGTTGCCGGCCGAGGCCGCACGGGATACGCAGACCCAGCGCGCTGACGCCACCACGCTGCGCGAAGTGCAGGTCACCGCGTCCAAGGTGAAGGACTACGCGGCCCGCAACGTATCCTCGCCCAAGTTCACCCAGCCGATCCTGGACACGCCCCAGACGCTGCAGGTGATCACCAACGATCTGTTCACCGAGCAGGGCGCGACCACGCTCACCGAGGCCCTGCGCAATTCGCCCGGCGTGGGCACCTTTTACGCCGGCGAGAACGGCAGCACCACGACCGGCGATGCGATCTACATGCGCGGGTTCGACACCTCCAACAGCATTTTCGTGGACGGCATCCGCGACCTCGGCTCGATCTCGCGCGACGTGTTCAACACCGAGCAGATCGAGGTCGAGAAAGGTCCGGCCGGCACCGATACCGGTCGCTCGGCGCCGACTGGTTCGATCAATCTGGTCACCAAGGAGGCCTTCCTGCGCAACGCGGCCGCCGGCACGGTCACCGGCGGCATCGACGGACAGCGCCGCGTGACCGGCGACACCAACCTGGTCCTCGACGATGCATCCGGCACCGCGCTGCGGCTCAACGGCCTGTGGCAGGACAGCGACGTCCCCGGCCGCGACAAGGTGGTCAACAAGCGCTGGGGCTTCGCGCCCTCGCTGGTGACCGGCCTGGGCAGCGACACCCGCATGATCCTCAATCTGCTCTACGTCAAGCAGGACAACATTCCCGACGGCGGCGTGCCGACCATCGGCCTGCCCGGCTGGGAGCCGCAGGCGGGGCTGGAGCAGCTCGCCGGTCATCCGGTGGATCCGGAGAACTTCTATGGGACCCGCGCCGACCACGACGATGTGACCGCGCAGATGGCCACCTTCCGCTTCGAGCATGACTTCTCCGACACGCTCAAGCTGACCAACACCGCACGCTGGGGCAAGACCCGGCAGGATTACCTGCTGACCGCGTTCATGACCACCGGTGGGGCCACCGGCAACGTGCAGTACGGCGATGCCGACGACCTGTCCAGCTACACGGTCAACCGCAGCCTGCCCACCTTCAAGGACCAGAAGAACACCATCCTCACCGACCAGCTCAACCTGCGTGCGGACTTCACAACCGGCGCGGTCGTGCACAACCTCAGCACCGGGCTTGAATTCACCCGCGAGGAGCAGGATCAGCGTGGCCAGGCCGTCACCAACGGCAGCAGCTGGACGGCAGCCAACCTCTACGACCCGGACTGGAACACCACCGGCTTGACCTGGGAACACAACGGTGCCGACAGCCAGGGCAAGACCACGACCAGCTCGCTCTACGTGTTCGACACCTTGAAGTTCGGCGAGCGCTTCCTGCTCACCGCCGGCCTGCGTGCCGACCATTACCGGACCGAATTCGACAGCCTGGCGGTGTGCGGTGGCCGACGCGGCCCGGACTGTGGCGACGCGCCCACCGGCACGGTGGTCCCGTCCGCGGACGCCAAGGCCTCCGACACCCTGGTCAACTGGAAGCTGGGAGGCGTGTACAAGGTCGGCAACGTGGTCAGCCTGTATGCGAACTACGCGCTGTCCCAGCAGCCTCCAGGCGGCAGCTCGTTCCAGCTGAGCAGCTCGGCCAGCAGCGCTGACAACCCCAACCTGGACCCGCAGAAGGCCCGCACGGCCGAGATCGGCAGCAAATGGAACCTGCTCCAGGACAAGCTGCTGCTGACCATGGCATTGTTCCGCACCGAGGTCACCAACGAAATCAACACCACCGTCCTGGACGACCTGGGCAATCCCACCCAGACCGGCGAGAAGCGCGTGCAGGGCATCGAGGTCTCCGCAGTGGGCAAGCTGACCGACAACTGGGCGATCTCGGCCGGATATACCAGCATGGACACCCGCGTGGTCGAAGGCGCCAACACCGCCCAGGACGGCAGCAACAACCTGACCTACACGCCGGGCGATGCCTTCACCGCCTGGAGCACCTACCGGCTGCCCTTCGGCCTGACCCTGGGCGGTGGCGTGCGCTATTCCGGACGGATGCACCGCGGCACCGATGGCGCGGCGGGCACGCCAGAGTTCACCAAGTCCTACACGGTGTGGGACACGGTGGCCACCTACGCGGTCAACGATCACCTGGACCTGCGCCTGAATGGCTACAACGTGTTCGACAAGCGCTATGTGGCGGCGATCAACAAGAGCGGCTATCGCTATACACCCGGTGCGCCGCGCACGGTGATGCTCAGCGCGGACTTCCGCTTCTAAGCGGTGGTCTTGCCGCCGAGATGACACCACCGCACGGGAAGGCGCGCCTTCCCGTGCCTCATTGCAACAAGGTCCACCACGATGCTGCTGCACATTCCCCATGTTCTCGATGCCGGCCAACTCCGGCAGATGCGACAGGCGCTGGCCGCGGCGGACTGGACCGACGGGCGCGAGACCGTCGGCGCGCAGGGCGCGCAGGTCAAGCGCAACGAACAATTGCCCGATGCATCACCGCTGCGCGAGCAGCTGGGGCAGCAGGTGCTCGACGCGGTCGGACGCAACCCCTTGTTCTTCGCCGCCGCGCTGCCGCTGCGCATGCTGCCGCCGCGTTTCAACCGCTATGCCGGCGGGGGCGAATACGGCTTCCACGTGGATGGTGCAATCATGGCCCTGGACCGGCCTGGCCAGGCACGCACGCAGGTGCGCTCGGACCTGTCGTGCACGCTGTTCCTGTGCGAGCCGGACGAATACGACGGTGGCGAACTGGTGGTCAGCGACACCTACGGCGAGCACGAGGTCAAGCTGGCGGCGGGCGACCTGATCCTGTATCCGTCCAGCAGCCTGCACCGGGTCACGCCGGTCACCCGCGGGGCACGGCTGGCGGCGTTCTTCTGGATCCAGTCGATGGTGCGCGACGAAGCGCAGCGTCGCCTGCTGCTGGAGATGGACACCGCCATCCAGACCCTGTCGCGCACCGGCGGCGATGCGCAGGCGGTGCTGCAACTCACCGGCGTCTATCACAACCTGCTGCGTGGCTGGGCCGAGACCTGACCTGTGTGGGCCCGCGCTGCCATCGCGTCAATTGAGACCGATTCTCATTCGTGATGTAATCCAGATCCGTTTCGTCCCGAGCATCCCTCCCCCTTGTCCCAGGCTTCCCCCCCTCTGTCGGCCCAGCAGCGCCGCGGCTTCTGGCTGCGCACGCTGCATCAGTGGCACTGGATCAGTTCGGCGGTGTGCCTGATCGGGATGCTGCTGTTCGCAGCCACCGGCATCACCCTCAACCACGCGGCCAGCATCGAGACCCAGCCGGTCGTGACCCAGCGCACCACCACGGTGCCGGCGGCACTGCTGAAGTCGCTGGGCGATCGTCAGGACGGCAACGCGCCCCTGCCGCGCGTGCTGGCCGACTGGCTGGACAGCGAGCTGGGGACCAGCACGGTGGGACGCAGCGCCGAATGGTCGGCCGACGAGGTGTACCTGTCCCTGCCCCGTCCCGGTGGCGACGCCTGGCTGGCCCTGACCCGTGACACCGGTCAGGTGGAGTACGAATCCACCGACCGCGGCTGGATCTCCTACCTCAACGACCTGCACAAGGGCCGCAACGCCGGAACCGCGTGGAGCTGGTTCATCGACGTGTTCGCCGTGGCCTGCCTGGTGTTTTCGCTCACCGGCCTGCTGCTGTTGCAACTACATGCGCGCCAGCGGCGCCTGACCTGGCCGATGGTCGGCCTGGGCCTGTTGCTGCCGCTGTTGCTGGCGCTGATCTTCATCCACTGATTCGACAAGGACTGGCGTGCCATGACAAAGACCGTTCCGATCACCCTGACCATCGCGTTGAGCGGTGCGCTGGCCCTTCCGGCGTATGCGGCCGAGCTGCAGATCAAGGTGGAGATTCCCACGCTCAACGTCGCCGAGTACCACCGCCCCTATGTGGCCGTATACGTGGAAGGCGCCGACGGCAAGGCAGCCGCCGATCTGGCAGTCTGGTACCAGAACAAGGACACCAAGGAAGGGCATGGCACCAAATGGCTGCCGGACCTGCGCCAGTGGTGGCGCAAGTCCGGGCGTGCGCTGGACCTGCCCGTCGACGGCGTGACCGGCCCGACCCGCCCGGCCGGCGTGCAGACCCTGGACTTCGCCAGCGATGCGCCGCAGCTCAAGGGCCTGACGCCTGGCCAGTACAGCCTGGTGGTGGAGGCCGCGCGCGAGGTCGGTGGACGCGAGCTGCTCAAGATCCCCTTCACCTGGCCGGCGACCGCCGCCCAGGCCGGCAAGGCCCAGGGCAAGACCGAGCTGGGCACGGTGTCGCTGGCGCTCAAGCCCTGAGCTCATCCCTTTTCCGTTCCTGCTTTCCTCTAGGAGTCATCCGCATGAAGCGTCCCCTGATCCTGGCGTTGGCCCTGGCTGCGGCCACGGCCTCGTTCTCTGCCGCCGCACACAAGGTGTGGCTGCTGCCCTCGGGCACCACCTTCGCCGGTGCAGATCCGTGGCTGTCGGTCGATGCGGCGGTGTCCAACGACCTGTTCTACTTCGACCACGTGCCGTTGCGCCTGGACGAACTGTCCATCACCGCCCCGGACGGCAGCACGGTGCAGGCGCAGAACGAGAGCACCGGCAAGTACCGCAGCGTGTTCGATGTCCCGCTCGCGCAGGAGGGCACCTACCGGGTGGCCATCGCCGGCGACGGTCTGTTCGCCACCTGGCAGGACGCTGATGGCAAGCGCAAGCGCTGGCGCGGCGATGCGGCCGGTTTCGCCACCGAAGTCCCCAAGAACGCCAAGAACCTGCAGGTCTCGGAGAACGCGATGCGGGTGGAGACCTTCGCCACCCGCGGTGCGCCCAGCGACACCGCGCTCAAGCCCAGTGGCAAGGGCCTGGAGCTGGTCCCGGTCACCCACCCCAACGACCTCTACGCTGGGGAGGCCGCGACCTTTTCCCTGCAGATCGACGGCAAGCCGGCCGCAGGCCTGGAGGTTTCGGTGATCCGCGGCGATACGCGCTACCGCAACGCCCAGGAAGAAATGAAACTCACCACCGACGCACAGGGCCGCTTCACGGTGACCTGGCCGCAGGCAGGCATGTACTGGCTCAACGCCAGCAGTGAGGACGACAAGCCGTCCCTGAAGCAGGCCAGCCGACGTCGGCTCAACTACGTGGCCACCCTGGAAGTGCTGCCGCAGTAGAACCGCACCGCGCATGCCTGCCATCTGCTCCCCCCACGCGCCCGTCTCGATGCCCGCCGTGCCTGCCGATGTCCGTCCCCGGGAACTGGTCCGGCTAGGGGGCCACACCATGGGCACGACCTGGTCGGTGCGCGTGGCCGTGCCGGTGGGACATGACCTGCACGCGCTGCATGCGGCGCTGCAGGTGCCGCTGGACCGGGTCATCGCGCAGATGAGCACCTGGGTTTCCGACTCGGACCTGTGTCGCTTCAATCGCGCCGCGCCGGGCACCTGGCACCCGCTACCGGACGAATTCGCCAAGGTCATGCGCTGTGCGCTGCGCATCGCGCAGGCCACGGACGGCGTGTTCGATCCCACCTGCGGGGCGCTGGTACAGGCCTGGGGGTTCGGCGCCGGTGGCGGCACGCCAGGCGTGCCGTCGCAGGCACGCCTGGCCGCCGCGCGCGCCCGGCCCGGCTGGCGACAACTGGCCTGGCAGACAGACGAGCAGGACATCCTGCTGCAACCCGGCGACGTGCAGCTCGACCTGTCGGCCATCGCCAAGGGCTATGCGGTGGACCTGGTGCTGGACACGTTGCAAGCCCGCGGCCTGCCCGATGCGCTGGTCGAGGTCGGCGGCGAACTGGCCGGCCGCGGTCGCAAGCCCGATGGCACGCCGTGGCGCGTGCTGGTGGAAACCGGCAGTGACGAGGACGCCTTGCTACCGCCGCGCGTGCTGGCCCTCGACCACGCCGCGGTCGCCACGTCTGGCGATCGCTGGCATCGCTTCGATCAGGCAGGCAGGCGCTACGCACACACGCTCGACCCGCGCCGCGGCCATCCCGTCGAGCACACAGCCGCGGCCGTCACCGTGCTCGGCAAGAGCGCCATGGAAGCCGACGCGTGGGCCACCGCGCTGACCGTGATGGGCCCGGAGGCCGGCCTGGCCTTCGCCCGGGCGCACGGGCTGGCCGCGCGTTTTGTGGTCCGCGGCCGGCAAGGGGTGGAAGAACACCTGAGTCCGGGTTTCGAAGCGGCGCTGGCCCCGTGACCCCGGCCGCGCGCGCCTCCGGCCCGTGGGCGGCGCTGGGCAATGGATTGGTCCTGCTCCTGCTCGTCGCCCTGGCCGTGGCCTTGTCGCGCTGGCAACCCGGTGCATGGTGGCAAGGACCGCCGCCGCCGAGCCGTTGGGCCTGGGCAGCGCTGGGCCTGGCGGCGTATGCCGCCTTTGCCGGCTGGACGCTCTGGCGCACGCGCCGTGCGCCACTGCCGCAGGCCGACACCATCGACGCGCAGACGCTGCTGCTCGTCCATGCCAGCCAGACCGGCTTCGCCCTGCAACTGGCCGAGCGCAGTGCGCAGGCGCTGCGCTCGGCCGGCCTGGATGTGCATGTGCAGCCGTTGTCAGTCGTGGACGCCGCAAGCCTGGGCCGCTATCGCCGTACGCTGTTCGTGGTCAGCACCACTGGAGAAGGCGACCCGCCTGACCCGGCCCTGCGCTTCGTGCGCGAGGTCATGGGCACGCAGGTGCCAATGCCGCACCTGGCGTACGCCGTCCTGGCGCTCGGCGATGCCAGCTATGCGCAGTATTGCGGCTTCGGACGGCAGCTGGACCAGTGGCTGCGGGCGCAGGGCGCGACCCCGCTGTTCGACCGGGTCGAGGTCGACAACGCCGATGACGGCGCCCTGCGCCATTGGCAACACCATCTGGCGCGGCTGTCCGGCAGCGAGGAACCCGCCGACTGGCTTGCCCCCCGCTATGGCGCCTGGACGCTGTCGGCGCGCACGCATCTCAATCCGGGCAGCCTGGGCGGCGCGGTGCACCACGTGGCGCTGCGCGCCGAAGGCCCGTGCCCCGACTGGCAGGCCGGCGACCTGGTGGAACTGGGACCCGAGCACCCGGCCGCCGAGGTACAGGCCTGGCTGGGTGCCCATGGCCTGGACGGCACGCAACCCGTCCATGTCGATGGACTCACCGTGCCGCTGGCGCGCGCGCTGGCCCGTCGCCAGCTGCCGGCGCAGCCGCCGACCCGCGTCCCCCAGGCCCTAGTCGAAGCCCTGCCGCTGCTGCCGCACCGCGAATATTCGATCGCCTCTTTGCCCGCCGACGGTGAGGTCCACCTGCTGGTGCGCCGGATGCTGCGGCCCGATGGACGTCCAGGCCTAGCCAATGGCTGGCTATGCGAGTCCGCGCCGCTGGGTGCCACCATCGCGCTACGCCTGCGCGCCAATCCCAATTTCCATGCCCCCGCTCCCGACGTGCCGCTCATCCTGATCGGCAACGGCACGGGCATGGCCGGACTGTTTGCCCTGCTGAAGGCGCGCATCGCCGCAGGCGCCCGGCGCAACTGGCTGCTGTTCGGCGAACGCAGCGCCGCCTGCGACCTGCACTGCGGGCAGGCGCTGCGGGCCTGGCAGGAGGACGGCTGGATCGAACGCCTGGACCTGGCGTTCTCGCGCGACCACGACGCCCCGCACCACTACGTGCAGGACGCGCTGGCGGCCTCCGCGGAGCCCCTGAAGGCCTGGCTGGACGCGGGCGCGTGCGTGATGGTCTGCGGCAGCCTCAAGGGCATGGCGCCGGCGATCGATGCCTGCCTGGAACGCCTGATCGGGGCGGATGGCAGGCAGGCGCTGATCGAACAGGGACGCTACCGGCGCGACGTCTACTGATCCGCAGGAAATTCACCCACACGCGGCCGATCTGTCACAGGCAAACGGCTGGTCGCTTCACCCGCCGGCCGAGACCGCCCCGGGACCACTCCGACGCCAACTGCAGGCGCGTGCCCAGCCCATGCGTGGGCGCGTCCAGGATGCGGGCCGCCGCGCAGCGCTCGCCGCCATGCGCCTGCCTCAGGCGGGCGTGCTGAACTTGATCGCGATCAGTTCCCCGCCCCCTTCCAGGGCATAGCGCACCCGGCCCGGCGTGCCGTACAGCAGCGCGGTGTCACCCGCCCACAGCGGTGGGAGGCCTGAGGCGGCATCGAAGCGCGCCTGGCCGGCCAGCAGGTGGATCGCCCAGTGCGTGCACGCATCGGCGAAGAAGAACATCGACCCGACCAGTGGCCGCAGCAGCAATTCGGCATCCACCGCTTCGGGGCGCCACATCAGGTTGAAGTCGTGCGTCGGCCCATCCACCAGTTCACCCCGCAATGGGCGCGCCCCACTGAAGCGATGGCGGTCGTGCGGAGGCAGCAATGCGACCTGCTCGCCATCGTCAAAGCACAGGCGCACGCCGTTGCCGTGCAACAGGACCAACTCGCGTTCGACACCGGGGAAGGCCGAAAATCCGGCATCCCGCTCGATCTCGGCGATGGACAGGCGCCAGTCCCAGGCCTCACCCGGATGCGAGGCGGCGATCTGCCGCGTCCAGCCCTGGCCGTTGCGCCAGCGCTCGCGACGGTATTCGTTGGCAGGGATCACCCGTGTGACCTGCGCGGGAAACGGCGTCTGGATCATGCCTGCCAGTGTAACGACGGTCCACAAACGCAGAACCGCCCGGGTGCGTGCGGCGCACCCGGGCGGCGTACTTCCCTGTCGGCATCCAGCCTGTCTTCCGGCATCCAGCCTCCCCTCTTCCGCCATCCAGCCGGTGGCGTCGAGGTCCTACTTCCCTGTCGGCATCCCTGCCCTGTCAATCAGGCGTCCTGCCCCATGCAGGGTGACGTCGGTGCATCCTGCTCCCGCCACCCTTGACTCGTCCGTGGATCAGCGGCGCGCCACCGGCTTGGCCGGGGCTGCCGTGGCAGCAGCGGCCGGACGCTTGGGCGCCGCGGCCGAACGACCCACTTCAATGCGATCACGGTTCTTTTCCACGGTCTTCAGACCGATGCCCTTGACCATGGCCAGTTCCTCGGCGCTCTTGAACGGGCCGTTGGTCTTGCGGTAATCGACGATGGCCTGCGCCTTGCTCGTGCCGACGTTGACCAGGACGGCATCCAGCGTGGCCGCATCGGCGGTATTGATATTGACGCGGTCGGCTGCCTGCGCGGCGGTGGCCAGCAGCAGGGACAGCAACAGC is part of the Pseudoxanthomonas sp. JBR18 genome and encodes:
- a CDS encoding ComEA family DNA-binding protein, with translation MKSVSILIKSLLLSLLLATAAQAADRVNINTADAATLDAVLVNVGTSKAQAIVDYRKTNGPFKSAEELAMVKGIGLKTVEKNRDRIEVGRSAAAPKRPAAAATAAPAKPVARR
- a CDS encoding HutD family protein; amino-acid sequence: MIQTPFPAQVTRVIPANEYRRERWRNGQGWTRQIAASHPGEAWDWRLSIAEIERDAGFSAFPGVERELVLLHGNGVRLCFDDGEQVALLPPHDRHRFSGARPLRGELVDGPTHDFNLMWRPEAVDAELLLRPLVGSMFFFADACTHWAIHLLAGQARFDAASGLPPLWAGDTALLYGTPGRVRYALEGGGELIAIKFSTPA